The Roseofilum casamattae BLCC-M143 genome has a segment encoding these proteins:
- a CDS encoding ATP-binding protein, with translation MVVAVADFLAPVISKSGIEASELNLESTLKDLPLWQCCVDVEEPGRVVAQIFKQHSLLPGVILTDGAKLAGMISRRRFLEQLSRPYGLEVFIRREIRVLNRLANHKVGGRHTSDDRVFSGNMAIVKAAALSLERPPEKLYEPLIIECSPEKYCLLDVHQLLLAQSKIHELTTKLLRENMQAHTIQTEKLASLGQMIAGLAHEIRNPVNTIWGNVKFLKNYSEDLMSLAESYQAEIGEDPESIEDLKEEIEFDYLEEDLPELLSSMQESSERLNQLVGGMHSFSHMGENHAQQADLHKCIDSTLLILRNKLKYGINLSKNYGDIPMIECYSGQLSQVFMNLIANAIDALNDRPKVEGWQPEITIATEFVEDLEGCDRVKVTISDNGTGIPIEIQTKIFETFFTTKPIGKGTGLGLAISHQIVTEKHQGELKLRSEVGVGTTFEICLPVSLTETDSN, from the coding sequence ATGGTGGTAGCAGTGGCAGACTTCCTCGCTCCAGTCATCAGCAAATCAGGCATTGAAGCGTCTGAGCTGAACCTGGAGTCAACTCTTAAAGATCTTCCTCTATGGCAATGTTGTGTAGATGTTGAAGAACCCGGGCGGGTTGTTGCTCAAATATTTAAACAACATTCTCTCTTGCCTGGCGTCATCTTAACCGATGGGGCGAAGCTAGCCGGTATGATTTCCCGAAGACGCTTTCTAGAACAACTGAGCCGTCCTTATGGTTTAGAAGTTTTTATCCGGCGCGAGATTAGAGTTTTAAATCGATTGGCCAATCACAAAGTAGGCGGACGCCATACATCTGACGATCGGGTATTTTCCGGTAATATGGCGATCGTAAAAGCGGCAGCACTTTCTTTAGAGCGGCCTCCGGAAAAGCTCTACGAACCCTTAATTATCGAATGCTCTCCCGAGAAATATTGTTTGCTCGACGTGCATCAGCTACTGTTAGCTCAGTCAAAAATTCACGAACTGACGACGAAACTTTTACGAGAAAATATGCAAGCCCATACCATCCAAACGGAGAAGTTGGCGAGTTTGGGACAAATGATTGCCGGATTAGCTCATGAAATTAGAAATCCGGTGAATACCATTTGGGGAAATGTGAAGTTTCTGAAAAACTATAGTGAAGATTTAATGAGTTTGGCAGAATCCTATCAGGCAGAGATAGGAGAAGATCCAGAGTCCATTGAGGATTTAAAGGAGGAGATTGAGTTTGACTATTTGGAAGAAGATTTACCCGAACTTTTGTCCAGTATGCAAGAAAGTTCGGAGCGACTGAATCAGTTAGTCGGAGGAATGCATAGTTTCTCGCATATGGGAGAGAATCACGCCCAACAAGCAGATTTGCATAAATGTATTGATAGCACGTTGCTGATTCTACGCAATAAGCTAAAATACGGGATTAATCTGAGCAAAAATTATGGCGATATCCCCATGATTGAATGCTATTCCGGACAATTAAGCCAAGTGTTTATGAACTTGATCGCGAATGCCATTGACGCGTTGAACGATCGCCCAAAGGTTGAAGGATGGCAACCGGAAATTACGATCGCCACCGAGTTTGTGGAAGACTTGGAGGGTTGCGATCGGGTCAAAGTTACAATTTCTGATAATGGAACCGGTATTCCTATCGAGATTCAAACGAAAATTTTTGAAACCTTTTTCACGACGAAACCGATCGGGAAAGGAACTGGGTTGGGATTGGCCATTTCTCACCAAATTGTGACCGAAAAGCATCAGGGAGAGCTAAAACTGCGATCGGAAGTTGGAGTTGGAACAACGTTCGAGATTTGTTTGCCGGTTAGCTTGACGGAGACAGATTCTAACTAA
- a CDS encoding patatin-like phospholipase family protein: MSLIGPHLLDEDGLRLTEAEKQDIWSRFPEPINDIYYADAIFEGGGVRGVALLGALRCCEDLGIRWKKLAGTSAGSLTAALLAANFAIDELEEILSTIDYGRILSEKTSPFIFNGDPSDDLQAPLLMIVSLMLTGQLGQYSSDPLRDWMANTLRLRNIKTFADIKFSDPERELKVVVSNISRSEMLVLPDDINPDLPQLTTEQKEERQGILEQYNIAHFEDFKLAEAVRLSSSIPLFFKPEKLGESYILDGGLLSNFPLWIYDRPSFNYAVRPRWPTFGFRLIDRTITPPKINNTLDLFTASLRAMANARDRYHLRKGDQGRVINVDVTDAKVTTTEFSLSARKKVTLYRIGYERTKNFFLHHWNWNQHLLARGISSDNLGLG, translated from the coding sequence ATGTCACTCATCGGCCCGCACCTCTTAGATGAGGATGGTCTCAGACTGACCGAAGCAGAAAAACAGGATATCTGGAGTCGCTTTCCCGAACCCATTAACGACATCTACTATGCTGATGCTATTTTTGAAGGAGGAGGAGTACGGGGTGTTGCTTTGTTAGGAGCGCTGCGCTGTTGCGAGGATTTGGGCATTCGCTGGAAAAAACTGGCGGGAACGTCCGCCGGTTCGCTCACGGCAGCATTGTTAGCGGCGAATTTTGCGATCGACGAACTGGAAGAAATTCTTAGTACTATCGACTACGGCCGGATTTTATCGGAAAAAACCAGTCCCTTTATTTTCAATGGCGACCCTAGCGACGACCTGCAAGCGCCATTGCTCATGATTGTTTCCTTGATGCTTACCGGACAACTGGGTCAATATTCCTCCGATCCCTTGCGCGACTGGATGGCCAATACCCTCAGACTGCGTAACATTAAGACGTTTGCCGATATTAAATTCAGCGACCCGGAACGAGAGCTAAAAGTAGTTGTCTCCAACATCAGTCGCAGCGAAATGTTAGTCTTGCCCGATGATATCAATCCCGATCTGCCTCAACTCACCACGGAGCAAAAAGAAGAACGGCAAGGAATTTTAGAGCAGTATAACATCGCTCATTTTGAAGACTTTAAGCTGGCAGAAGCCGTGCGCTTATCGTCCTCCATTCCCTTATTTTTTAAACCGGAAAAATTGGGAGAGTCTTATATTCTCGACGGCGGTTTGTTAAGCAACTTTCCCCTGTGGATTTACGATCGCCCGTCCTTCAATTATGCCGTACGTCCGCGATGGCCGACCTTCGGTTTCCGACTGATCGATCGCACCATTACTCCCCCAAAAATTAATAATACTCTCGACCTATTTACGGCTTCTCTGCGAGCCATGGCCAATGCCAGAGATCGCTATCACTTGCGCAAAGGCGATCAAGGACGGGTGATTAATGTTGACGTGACCGATGCTAAGGTTACCACCACCGAGTTTTCTCTGAGCGCTCGCAAGAAAGTTACCTTGTATCGTATCGGCTACGAACGTACCAAGAATTTCTTCTTGCATCACTGGAACTGGAATCAGCATTTGCTCGCGCGCGGCATTAGCTCCGATAATCTCGGTTTGGGTTAG
- a CDS encoding antibiotic biosynthesis monooxygenase, with the protein MNNDSNNQNQQVTAVISHYIRPGRESGYEEWLQGISHVAREFEGHQGVTILRPPTGSRKEYVIILRFDRYQNLCQWMRSPERKEWIERAQPLTEQQENVQILTGLEALVSLPNMTLAPPPKYKTVLITWLGVFVCSSILGYLVAPYLLALHFLLRQAILTGLVVVLLAYVVMPRLTRLFHKWLHY; encoded by the coding sequence ATGAATAACGATTCAAATAACCAAAATCAACAAGTTACTGCGGTTATTTCCCATTATATTCGTCCCGGTCGCGAATCGGGTTATGAAGAATGGTTACAAGGTATTTCTCATGTTGCCAGAGAATTTGAAGGCCATCAAGGCGTAACCATTCTCAGACCTCCAACAGGTTCGAGAAAAGAATATGTTATTATTCTCCGTTTCGATCGCTATCAAAATCTCTGTCAATGGATGCGATCGCCAGAACGAAAAGAATGGATCGAGCGCGCTCAACCCCTAACCGAACAGCAAGAAAACGTACAAATTCTTACCGGCTTAGAAGCACTGGTTTCTCTTCCAAACATGACGTTAGCACCTCCTCCAAAGTATAAAACAGTCTTGATTACTTGGCTGGGAGTTTTTGTCTGTTCGTCGATCTTGGGCTATCTAGTAGCTCCCTATTTATTGGCTCTACACTTTCTCCTGCGCCAAGCCATTCTAACCGGATTAGTGGTTGTTTTGTTGGCTTATGTTGTTATGCCTAGATTAACCCGTTTATTTCATAAATGGCTGCATTATTAG
- a CDS encoding class I SAM-dependent methyltransferase: protein MDSQLERSIRRAYETCGVEEFYEEYGAFYRNPHEGAIAKVLVQSVQDLPRDGLPILDLACGSGEVTLVLRQLGYLGIEGIDPYTQEAYYQRTGQEAKGYRFEQIEQGILLGQYYGLIVCSFALHLVELSRLPGVAYQLSLIGDRLLIVTPHKRPELRSSWGWELVQEFCLDRVRSRLYQSTQSSDRFS from the coding sequence ATGGATTCTCAGTTGGAGCGATCGATTCGCCGCGCTTACGAGACCTGTGGAGTGGAGGAGTTCTATGAGGAGTATGGAGCTTTTTATCGCAATCCCCACGAGGGAGCGATCGCCAAGGTGCTGGTGCAGTCCGTGCAAGATTTACCCAGAGATGGGTTACCTATTTTAGACTTGGCCTGCGGTAGTGGCGAAGTCACATTAGTATTGCGTCAGTTGGGTTATCTGGGGATTGAGGGGATCGATCCGTATACTCAGGAGGCCTATTATCAGCGGACGGGACAAGAAGCAAAAGGATATCGATTCGAGCAAATCGAACAAGGAATCTTGTTAGGACAATATTATGGATTAATTGTCTGTAGTTTTGCTTTGCATTTAGTTGAGTTATCGCGGTTGCCCGGAGTTGCGTATCAGCTCAGTTTAATTGGCGATCGCCTGCTGATCGTGACGCCCCATAAACGGCCGGAACTGCGATCGTCCTGGGGATGGGAGTTGGTGCAGGAGTTTTGTCTGGATCGAGTGCGATCGCGATTGTACCAATCGACCCAATCATCGGACAGATTTTCTTAG
- a CDS encoding FAD-binding oxidoreductase — MNAIASALNACLDASCIQPFTQLDSSLQESFQNAYKPGSKQPIAVYPNTQEELSAIIKQAKIHNWKLLPWGAGSKIHWGQVGESVDLLLSTQRLNRVIEHAAGDLTLTVESGVTLKQISALLVPHQQFLAFDPAYADRATVGGIIATADTGSWRHRYGGVRDRLIGVSFVRSDGELAKAGGRVVKNVAGYDLMKLFTGSYGSLGIISQATFRLYPIPEDSATLVLTGEADNLAETKRIIMGSSLDPTAVDLRLNRDSELCLVIRFQSIPESVTEQLQIVLEIATTMELGAQVYRDNEEQEQWQLWNEQIFSGNSEEIICKIGVRPTEVLSVLHYLKNLQATEPKCVMHARVGLGMVSFNRARSTQLLDLRSHLQKKGGFLTILQAPRSIQNAIDMWGYSGSQVTIMQRIKQKFDPNNLLSPNRFIHSSGKKD; from the coding sequence GTGAATGCGATCGCTTCTGCTCTAAATGCTTGTCTCGATGCCTCGTGCATACAACCCTTTACCCAGCTCGACTCTTCCTTGCAAGAGTCCTTTCAAAATGCGTATAAACCTGGAAGCAAACAGCCAATTGCTGTATATCCAAACACGCAAGAAGAACTCAGTGCTATTATCAAACAGGCAAAAATTCATAACTGGAAACTATTACCTTGGGGAGCGGGCAGTAAAATTCATTGGGGACAAGTCGGGGAATCTGTCGATCTACTTCTCTCGACGCAACGGCTGAATCGAGTTATCGAACATGCCGCAGGCGACTTAACCCTAACCGTCGAATCTGGAGTAACGCTGAAGCAAATTTCCGCCTTGCTCGTGCCCCATCAACAGTTCCTCGCTTTCGATCCGGCTTATGCCGATCGCGCTACAGTTGGTGGCATTATTGCTACTGCCGATACAGGGAGCTGGCGCCATCGATATGGAGGGGTTCGCGATCGTCTTATTGGCGTATCATTTGTGCGCAGCGATGGCGAATTGGCCAAAGCTGGAGGACGAGTGGTAAAAAATGTCGCCGGTTACGATTTAATGAAACTATTTACCGGAAGTTATGGCAGTTTGGGTATTATTTCGCAAGCCACTTTTCGCTTATATCCCATTCCGGAAGATTCGGCGACGTTGGTACTAACTGGAGAAGCGGATAACCTCGCAGAAACAAAACGAATCATTATGGGATCGAGCTTAGATCCAACCGCAGTCGATCTTCGGCTAAATCGCGACAGTGAGTTGTGTTTGGTTATCCGATTTCAAAGTATCCCAGAAAGCGTAACGGAACAATTGCAGATTGTGCTGGAGATTGCCACAACAATGGAGTTAGGAGCGCAGGTTTATCGCGATAACGAAGAACAAGAGCAATGGCAACTTTGGAACGAGCAAATATTTTCGGGCAATTCAGAAGAGATTATCTGTAAAATTGGGGTTCGGCCAACCGAAGTGCTCTCAGTATTACACTATCTCAAAAATCTGCAAGCTACCGAACCCAAATGCGTCATGCACGCGCGGGTTGGATTGGGAATGGTATCGTTTAATCGTGCGAGATCGACTCAACTATTAGATCTGCGATCGCATCTCCAGAAGAAAGGAGGCTTTCTCACAATTTTGCAAGCCCCGCGATCGATCCAAAACGCCATAGATATGTGGGGATATTCCGGAAGTCAAGTAACCATTATGCAACGAATTAAACAAAAATTCGATCCGAATAATTTACTGAGTCCAAATCGATTTATTCATAGCTCTGGAAAGAAAGACTAA
- a CDS encoding slr1306 family protein, with product MTALIRRPLLVGGVGLGALLWLWTNLETSVADWGEWITWLAIAGGGVWWWRQKRQDGTVTSPVVPASQETVEKALARVEIAIADLAAENRDISSWERRLSALRAELTRQTLQLAITGGKSTGKTTLASLLGDRWNVVETPALFTPQPTEDVTEEIARKLTESDIVLFVISGDLTNSEYQTLQQLREARDRVVLVLNKTDRYLPQDLPSIREQLRDRISGQLQGMPMVEISAAPQEIKVRKHQADGMTKEWMETPAPQLQSLNECLGKLSKTSNSAILATVYRKAQQLQGDIRDEWNQIRRDRALPIIEQYQWIAAVTAFANPIPSLDLLTTGAITGQLILDIAKIYQSQPSFTLQHGTNAAGTIAELMVKLGFVELSTQTITGILKTNAITYTAGGLVQGISAAYLTRIAGLSLIEYWQTQEVNSESEFNLDKLSTILKRVFQQNQRAAFIQSFVTATANKLRAQTGDNQPSAIAS from the coding sequence ATGACCGCGCTAATACGTCGTCCTCTGTTGGTGGGTGGAGTTGGTTTGGGTGCTCTCCTTTGGTTGTGGACGAATCTTGAAACATCGGTTGCAGACTGGGGAGAATGGATAACTTGGCTGGCGATTGCCGGTGGTGGCGTTTGGTGGTGGCGACAGAAGAGGCAAGATGGGACAGTTACCAGTCCTGTCGTCCCTGCGAGCCAGGAAACCGTGGAGAAAGCACTCGCTCGAGTCGAAATTGCGATCGCCGATTTAGCCGCAGAAAATCGCGACATTTCCAGTTGGGAACGCCGTTTGAGTGCATTGAGAGCAGAACTAACTCGGCAAACCCTACAACTGGCGATTACCGGTGGAAAATCCACAGGCAAAACCACGTTAGCGAGCTTATTAGGCGATCGCTGGAATGTGGTGGAAACCCCAGCCTTATTTACACCTCAGCCAACGGAGGATGTGACGGAGGAAATTGCGCGGAAACTAACGGAGAGCGATATTGTTTTATTCGTGATTTCTGGAGATTTAACCAACTCGGAATACCAAACTCTGCAACAGTTACGAGAAGCCCGCGATCGAGTGGTTTTAGTGCTGAATAAAACCGATCGCTATTTGCCTCAAGATTTACCCAGTATTCGGGAGCAACTTCGCGATCGCATCAGCGGACAATTGCAGGGAATGCCTATGGTGGAAATTTCCGCCGCTCCCCAGGAAATTAAAGTGCGCAAACACCAAGCAGACGGGATGACGAAGGAGTGGATGGAAACGCCAGCACCGCAACTGCAGAGTCTGAATGAATGTTTAGGGAAACTATCCAAGACCTCTAATTCTGCAATTCTGGCTACGGTTTATCGGAAAGCCCAACAGTTGCAAGGCGATATTAGGGATGAATGGAATCAAATTCGTCGCGATCGCGCCCTCCCCATTATCGAACAATATCAATGGATCGCCGCCGTAACCGCGTTTGCCAATCCTATTCCCAGCTTAGATTTATTAACCACGGGAGCCATTACCGGCCAACTGATTTTAGATATTGCCAAGATTTATCAATCCCAACCCTCTTTCACCCTACAACACGGGACAAATGCGGCAGGAACCATCGCCGAACTCATGGTAAAACTGGGATTTGTGGAACTCTCCACGCAAACCATTACCGGCATCTTGAAAACTAATGCCATTACTTATACGGCAGGAGGCTTGGTGCAAGGAATTAGCGCCGCTTACTTAACTCGAATTGCCGGATTGAGTTTGATTGAATATTGGCAAACCCAAGAGGTCAATTCCGAGAGCGAGTTCAATTTAGACAAGCTTTCTACTATCCTCAAACGCGTGTTTCAACAAAACCAGCGCGCCGCATTTATTCAGTCCTTTGTTACCGCAACCGCGAATAAGTTGCGCGCTCAAACCGGAGACAACCAACCTTCGGCGATCGCCTCCTAA
- a CDS encoding (Fe-S)-binding protein, whose amino-acid sequence MTASEPSVPIDLPSYPAKNSQFLSQNPHLTSGFDGKNPPPPELINTCVHCGFCLATCPSYRILGQEMDSPRGRIYSMDAIHKGEASLANSAQHFDSCLGCLACTTTCPSGVRYDTLIAATRHQVERNINRSISDRAIRALLFNLFPYPNRLRPLLYPLYLYQKSGLQTLVRRLEFLPKLFPRLLAMESILPKISLPALHHSFADIIPARGTQRYRVGMILGCVQRLFFHPVNAATVRVLTGNGCEVVIPKNQSCCGALPEHQGQTQQAQDLARQIVDAFAETEVDYIIINAAGCGHTLKEYDRILADDPDYCDRAKQFASKVKDIQEFLAEIGLTAPLSPLSPEKLNIVYQDACHLLHGQKISVQPRQLLKQIPGVQLAEPIDAALCCGSAGVYNMLQPDVAEELGRQKVNNLLQTGANLIASPNPGCSLQISKHLKHQEKTVPVFHPMELLDYSMRGETIS is encoded by the coding sequence ATGACTGCTTCCGAGCCATCTGTCCCAATTGACTTACCCTCATACCCGGCAAAAAATAGCCAATTCTTATCGCAAAATCCCCATCTTACCTCTGGTTTTGATGGCAAAAATCCTCCCCCACCGGAACTGATTAATACCTGCGTCCATTGCGGTTTTTGTCTCGCCACTTGTCCGAGTTATCGAATTTTAGGACAAGAAATGGATTCTCCTCGAGGCAGAATTTACAGCATGGACGCGATTCACAAAGGAGAAGCATCTCTTGCCAACAGCGCGCAACATTTTGATAGCTGTTTGGGATGTTTAGCCTGCACGACAACTTGTCCGTCTGGTGTAAGATACGACACCTTGATTGCAGCGACTAGACACCAAGTCGAACGCAATATTAATCGCAGCATTAGCGATCGCGCAATTCGTGCCTTACTCTTCAATCTTTTTCCCTATCCAAACCGATTGCGTCCCTTATTATATCCTCTCTATCTCTATCAAAAATCGGGATTGCAAACTCTGGTTCGCCGTCTGGAATTTTTACCAAAACTATTTCCTCGGCTCTTGGCAATGGAATCGATTTTACCTAAAATTTCCCTACCTGCTCTGCACCACTCTTTTGCCGATATCATTCCCGCTCGCGGAACCCAACGCTATCGAGTCGGAATGATTCTCGGATGCGTTCAGCGCCTCTTTTTCCATCCTGTCAATGCTGCAACCGTGCGCGTCTTAACCGGAAATGGATGCGAAGTTGTTATCCCCAAAAACCAAAGCTGTTGCGGCGCGCTTCCAGAACATCAAGGACAAACCCAACAAGCTCAAGATCTAGCTCGTCAGATCGTCGATGCCTTTGCCGAAACAGAGGTAGATTATATCATTATTAATGCGGCAGGTTGCGGCCATACCCTGAAAGAATACGATCGCATTCTCGCTGACGATCCTGACTATTGCGATCGCGCGAAACAGTTCGCGAGTAAGGTGAAAGATATCCAAGAATTTTTAGCCGAAATTGGATTAACTGCTCCCTTGTCTCCTCTATCTCCAGAAAAACTAAACATCGTTTATCAAGATGCTTGCCATCTGTTGCACGGACAAAAAATTAGCGTTCAACCCCGTCAACTCCTGAAACAAATTCCTGGAGTTCAACTCGCCGAACCTATCGATGCGGCATTGTGTTGTGGTAGTGCGGGAGTTTATAACATGCTACAACCCGATGTGGCAGAAGAATTGGGCAGACAAAAAGTCAATAATTTGTTGCAAACAGGAGCAAACCTAATCGCATCCCCCAACCCCGGATGCAGCCTGCAAATTTCCAAACACTTGAAACACCAGGAAAAAACCGTTCCGGTGTTCCATCCCATGGAGTTATTAGATTATTCCATGCGTGGAGAGACTATTAGTTAG
- a CDS encoding alpha/beta hydrolase, with protein sequence MQNRLSLSLLAIAIAISSLMPPAFSADRVVLKYSAFRRSLSVKELTAFAETGKLSSSLRRNFQTIGQDPDETRELLNAPISVDVVFLDNVLHSPIGTRVLDRVAEIIHTPSNGADRQALRGALLVSASDDGTMTLLEIMQNYPTQDVEVEGARLIEAYTQLSRFTEPAELLLDLFKRETTEK encoded by the coding sequence ATGCAAAATCGGTTATCCTTATCCCTATTAGCGATCGCGATCGCCATATCCTCTCTGATGCCACCCGCCTTTAGTGCGGATCGCGTCGTTCTGAAATATTCTGCATTTCGGCGATCGCTTTCCGTAAAAGAACTGACCGCATTTGCCGAAACGGGCAAACTTTCGTCCTCCTTGCGCCGCAACTTCCAAACCATCGGACAAGATCCCGACGAAACCCGCGAACTCTTAAATGCTCCCATTTCCGTGGATGTGGTTTTCCTCGATAATGTCTTGCACAGTCCTATCGGTACGAGAGTCCTCGATCGCGTTGCAGAAATTATTCATACCCCCTCGAATGGAGCCGATCGCCAAGCTTTGCGCGGCGCGCTCCTAGTTTCGGCGAGCGATGATGGGACAATGACCCTATTGGAAATTATGCAAAACTATCCCACTCAGGATGTAGAAGTGGAAGGAGCAAGACTGATTGAAGCGTATACTCAACTGAGTCGCTTTACAGAACCGGCAGAACTCTTGTTAGATTTATTTAAGCGAGAAACAACAGAGAAATAG
- a CDS encoding amidohydrolase translates to MNNHHKFQRRDFFKWALAAGFSTYVLDKGQSWGQNPADTSQKADLILYNGRIATQNNRRSFAEALAIKGNRFLAVGTEKEVMAYRGDRTQTINLNRRTVIPGLNDSHTHLIRGGLNYNMELRWDGVPSLADALRMLKEQAARTPAPQWVRVIGGWSEFQFAERRMPTLAEINAVSRDVPVFILHLYNRALLNGAALRALGIDRNTAPPPGSVIEKDRNGNPTGMLIATPNATILYAAIAQGPKLGLDDQINSSRHYMREMNRLGITSVIDAGGGGQNYPDDYQIIDRLHKEGLMTVRVAYNLFTQNPGDETADFERWINIANPGQGDDFYRLNGAGEMLVFSAADFEDFTEPRPDLNPQMEEDLTEVIQLLAANKWPFRLHATYNESISRFLNVFEAVNREIPFNGMHWILDHAETISDRNIERVKALGGGIAIQHRMAFQGEYFIDRYGVQAADRTPPIKKIMAMDVPVSGGTDGTRVASYNPWVGLYWLVSGKTVGGTTIYSQANRLDRMEALRTYTTAAAWFSNQEGNKGAIVPGQLADLAVLSEDYFSIPEERIKHLESVLTIVDGKPVYARDEFSRFSPPPLPVSPDWSPVKYFGGYRNDSRIATIPKSRQRIASTLHSPQPHLQWSSLNQAGSLSRFWGGLACACCY, encoded by the coding sequence ATGAATAATCATCACAAATTTCAGAGACGAGATTTTTTCAAATGGGCATTAGCCGCCGGATTTTCAACCTATGTACTGGATAAAGGTCAATCCTGGGGGCAAAACCCTGCCGATACCAGTCAAAAAGCCGATCTAATTCTTTATAACGGTCGCATTGCAACCCAAAATAATCGACGTTCTTTTGCCGAAGCATTAGCCATTAAAGGGAATCGTTTTCTCGCGGTGGGTACGGAAAAAGAGGTGATGGCTTATCGCGGCGATCGCACTCAAACCATTAATCTCAATCGCCGCACGGTTATTCCCGGTTTAAATGATAGTCATACTCACTTAATTCGCGGTGGTTTGAACTACAATATGGAACTGCGCTGGGATGGGGTTCCTTCTCTGGCTGATGCGTTGCGCATGTTGAAAGAACAAGCCGCTCGAACGCCAGCTCCGCAATGGGTACGGGTGATTGGAGGTTGGAGCGAGTTTCAGTTTGCCGAACGCCGGATGCCGACGCTAGCGGAAATTAATGCCGTGTCTCGAGATGTGCCGGTATTTATTCTCCATCTTTACAACCGCGCTTTACTTAATGGTGCTGCCTTGCGCGCTCTCGGAATCGATCGCAATACCGCACCGCCTCCCGGTTCGGTGATTGAAAAAGATCGCAATGGCAATCCGACGGGAATGCTAATTGCCACACCCAATGCGACAATTCTTTATGCAGCGATCGCCCAAGGACCTAAACTGGGTTTAGACGACCAAATTAACTCCAGTCGTCACTACATGCGGGAAATGAACCGTTTGGGAATTACTAGCGTGATTGATGCTGGTGGCGGAGGACAAAATTATCCCGATGATTACCAAATTATCGATCGCCTCCACAAAGAAGGATTGATGACCGTTCGGGTGGCTTATAATCTGTTTACGCAAAATCCAGGAGACGAAACAGCCGATTTTGAACGCTGGATTAACATTGCCAATCCCGGACAAGGGGATGATTTTTATCGCCTCAATGGTGCGGGAGAAATGTTAGTCTTCTCGGCAGCAGATTTTGAAGATTTTACCGAACCTCGTCCCGACCTCAATCCCCAGATGGAAGAAGATCTCACCGAGGTGATTCAACTGCTAGCCGCCAATAAGTGGCCGTTCCGACTTCATGCCACCTATAATGAGTCAATCTCTCGCTTCTTAAATGTCTTTGAGGCCGTTAACCGCGAGATTCCCTTTAATGGAATGCATTGGATTTTAGACCACGCCGAGACGATTAGCGATCGTAATATCGAGCGAGTGAAAGCATTAGGCGGTGGCATTGCCATTCAACATCGAATGGCATTTCAAGGGGAATACTTTATCGATCGTTATGGCGTGCAAGCTGCCGATCGTACTCCCCCGATTAAAAAGATAATGGCTATGGATGTGCCCGTATCTGGAGGAACAGATGGAACGAGAGTTGCCAGCTATAATCCTTGGGTTGGTTTATATTGGTTAGTCTCTGGCAAAACCGTTGGAGGCACTACTATTTATTCCCAAGCCAATCGCCTCGATCGCATGGAAGCCTTAAGAACATATACAACTGCTGCGGCTTGGTTCTCCAATCAAGAAGGAAATAAAGGGGCAATTGTACCCGGTCAATTAGCGGATTTAGCCGTCTTATCAGAAGACTATTTCTCCATCCCAGAAGAGAGAATTAAACATCTCGAATCAGTCTTAACCATCGTCGATGGAAAACCGGTTTATGCCAGAGATGAATTTAGTCGTTTTTCTCCTCCACCGTTGCCCGTCAGTCCCGATTGGTCGCCGGTTAAATATTTCGGAGGATATCGCAATGATTCTCGGATTGCGACAATCCCAAAATCCAGGCAGAGAATAGCATCAACCCTGCACTCACCACAACCCCATTTACAATGGTCTTCCTTGAATCAGGCGGGCAGTCTCTCTCGATTTTGGGGTGGCTTAGCCTGTGCGTGTTGCTATTAA